One genomic segment of Kiritimatiella glycovorans includes these proteins:
- a CDS encoding glycosyltransferase family 4 protein yields the protein MHVVQLVPELNQGGVERGVVEFSRELVKLGHRSTVLSAGGRLVTQLNAEGGEHYPAPVCSKNPLTAPWRVQTLRRLFRSLDPDILHARSRVPAWLTYWANKPLGIPWVTTVHGFNSISAYSRIMTRGDRVICVSHPVREHILQHYDVSEDRISVVHRGVDPRVFDPAAIDREWIDAWLEEHGIRNRPILSMVGRISERKGCGTLIRAMNRLRDAHPQLRALIVGDAHPSNHACLRTLQARVRELGLVERVIFTGGIDRVPEVYALSRAVLSCSLKPESFGRSLTEALAMNTPVIAPRHGGALDIVRDGVQGYLFEPDDDEQLAAAIVRVLEREWTGLRDHVLRNFTLDRMTAQVLEVYDSLTATTR from the coding sequence ATGCATGTGGTCCAACTCGTACCCGAACTCAACCAGGGCGGTGTCGAACGCGGGGTGGTCGAATTCAGCCGCGAACTGGTCAAACTCGGCCACCGCTCCACGGTACTGTCGGCGGGGGGGCGGCTGGTCACGCAACTCAACGCCGAGGGCGGCGAACACTACCCGGCCCCGGTCTGCAGCAAAAACCCGCTCACGGCACCCTGGCGTGTACAAACCCTCCGCCGCCTATTCCGAAGTCTCGACCCCGACATCCTGCACGCCCGCAGCCGCGTGCCCGCCTGGCTGACGTATTGGGCCAACAAGCCCCTGGGGATTCCGTGGGTGACCACGGTGCACGGGTTCAACAGCATCAGCGCCTACAGCCGGATCATGACGCGCGGCGACCGCGTGATCTGCGTCAGCCATCCGGTTCGCGAGCACATACTCCAACACTACGATGTATCCGAAGACCGCATCTCCGTGGTGCACCGCGGGGTTGATCCCCGCGTGTTCGACCCCGCCGCAATCGACCGGGAGTGGATCGACGCGTGGCTGGAGGAGCACGGCATACGAAATCGGCCGATCCTCAGCATGGTGGGACGCATTTCCGAACGCAAGGGATGCGGGACGCTGATCCGGGCGATGAACCGGCTGCGCGACGCCCATCCTCAACTGCGTGCGCTGATTGTCGGGGACGCCCATCCCTCGAACCACGCCTGCCTCAGAACACTGCAGGCCCGGGTGCGCGAACTGGGGCTCGTGGAACGCGTCATCTTTACCGGCGGGATCGATCGGGTCCCCGAGGTCTACGCCCTCAGCCGGGCGGTACTCTCATGCTCCCTGAAGCCGGAGAGCTTCGGTCGTTCGCTCACCGAGGCGCTGGCCATGAATACGCCTGTGATCGCTCCCCGGCACGGCGGCGCGCTCGACATTGTCCGGGACGGGGTGCAGGGATATCTCTTCGAGCCGGACGACGACGAGCAGCTCGCGGCGGCCATCGTCCGGGTGCTCGAACGGGAGTGGACGGGGCTGCGCGACCATGTGCTGCGCAACTTCACGCTCGACCGGATGACCGCGCAGGTGCTGGAGGTCTACGATTCGCTGACGGCGACGACCCGGTAG
- a CDS encoding glycosyltransferase — MRMTHIMLSKGFGGAERSFVDTALAMSARGHEVQAVCHPAFKGKEKLEGIRGVRVAPVRVLGDWDRLAVRRIRAKLKAFRPSAVHTQLRRAAKLGGRAAAGAGVPVVAKLHNYADLSCYRDVDVLIGTTRHQVDYAREHDWPEDRLRLIPNFSRVPAVEEARVREARTARRLLSYGRYVPKKGFDLLLRAFAALVEEGRDLQLTLGGGGPEQDALSSLARKLGVSDRVRLGVWIDDVSSALDQADLFVLPSRDEPFGIVMLEAMARGIPIVTTKTRGPSEVLADDSAFFASVDSADSLLEAMRTALENPGDAVRRAQCALEWYRRRYCEEAVIPQIEALYRVVAVSES, encoded by the coding sequence ATGCGCATGACGCACATCATGTTGAGTAAAGGATTCGGCGGTGCGGAACGGTCTTTCGTGGATACCGCGCTGGCGATGTCGGCGCGCGGGCACGAGGTGCAGGCCGTCTGCCATCCGGCGTTCAAGGGGAAAGAAAAGCTGGAAGGCATCCGTGGAGTGCGCGTCGCCCCGGTTCGCGTACTCGGAGACTGGGACCGGCTGGCGGTGCGCCGCATCCGCGCAAAACTTAAGGCCTTCCGGCCCTCGGCGGTACACACGCAGCTGCGCCGGGCGGCGAAGCTGGGGGGCAGGGCCGCAGCGGGGGCCGGCGTCCCCGTGGTGGCCAAACTTCACAATTACGCGGATCTCTCCTGTTACCGCGACGTCGATGTGCTGATCGGAACCACCCGGCACCAGGTCGACTACGCGCGCGAGCACGACTGGCCGGAGGATCGGCTGCGGCTCATTCCCAATTTTTCGCGGGTTCCCGCCGTGGAAGAGGCCCGCGTCCGGGAAGCGCGGACCGCGCGCCGGCTGCTCTCCTACGGCCGCTACGTGCCGAAAAAGGGATTCGACCTGCTTCTCCGTGCGTTTGCGGCGCTGGTGGAGGAGGGCAGGGACCTGCAGCTTACCCTCGGTGGCGGGGGACCTGAACAGGACGCGCTTTCCTCCCTCGCGCGGAAACTCGGAGTCTCGGACCGTGTGCGCCTCGGCGTCTGGATCGACGATGTCTCATCCGCGCTCGATCAAGCCGATCTCTTCGTGCTGCCCTCGCGCGACGAACCGTTCGGGATCGTCATGCTCGAGGCCATGGCGCGCGGAATACCGATTGTGACTACGAAGACGCGCGGCCCGTCCGAGGTGCTTGCGGACGATTCGGCCTTTTTCGCCTCTGTCGATTCGGCGGATTCGCTTCTCGAAGCGATGCGTACCGCGCTGGAGAACCCCGGAGACGCCGTGCGCCGGGCGCAATGCGCGCTCGAATGGTACCGCCGCAGGTACTGTGAAGAAGCCGTGATCCCGCAGATCGAAGCGCTCTACCGGGTCGTCGCCGTCAGCGAATCGTAG
- a CDS encoding glycosyltransferase has protein sequence MRIVHVDNLQIRRYGRAKVSTGRKLMYGMVRNNYKVCEFSERDIARFEAPLKIKPLGVRIANRRLIETCDNFHPDLVLMGHCDLIENGTLREIRRLLPSVRIAYRNVDPPWEERNIERVRRRMEAADAIFMTTGGDFLRQFCTGKNRVAWMPNPCDPAVEDQNNAEKTAFDRDLVFCGVGQPTDERYPFIEQLHDELKGRLKFESFGMHGHPAVWGRDYDDVIAGSRMGLNLDRFRGHELYSSARISQLMGNGLLTVLWERTDLKRFIDDGMALYFRDMDDLVAKLNHYRKHDEERRAVAARGRDFYQRAFSGRAVSRFMVETTLTGEAGDAPWADQIYP, from the coding sequence ATGCGCATCGTACACGTCGACAATCTGCAGATCCGCCGCTACGGGCGCGCGAAGGTTTCGACCGGCCGCAAGCTGATGTACGGCATGGTCCGCAACAACTACAAGGTCTGTGAGTTCAGCGAACGCGACATCGCGCGCTTCGAAGCGCCGCTGAAGATCAAACCGCTCGGCGTGCGTATCGCCAACCGCCGCCTGATCGAGACCTGCGACAACTTCCATCCCGACCTGGTGCTCATGGGGCACTGCGATCTGATCGAAAACGGTACGCTTCGGGAGATCCGGCGCCTGCTGCCCTCCGTCAGGATCGCCTACCGGAACGTCGATCCGCCCTGGGAGGAGCGGAACATCGAACGTGTGCGGCGAAGGATGGAGGCGGCGGATGCGATTTTCATGACGACGGGCGGGGATTTTCTGCGGCAGTTCTGCACCGGAAAGAACAGGGTCGCCTGGATGCCGAACCCCTGCGACCCCGCCGTAGAGGATCAGAATAATGCGGAGAAGACCGCCTTTGATCGGGATCTGGTGTTCTGCGGCGTGGGCCAGCCGACGGATGAGCGCTATCCTTTCATCGAACAACTTCATGATGAACTCAAAGGCCGGCTGAAATTCGAGAGCTTCGGCATGCACGGCCACCCCGCCGTATGGGGACGCGACTACGACGACGTCATTGCGGGCAGCCGGATGGGACTGAATCTCGACCGGTTTCGCGGCCACGAACTCTATTCCTCCGCCCGCATCTCGCAATTGATGGGCAACGGTCTGCTTACCGTCCTGTGGGAGCGCACGGATCTGAAGCGCTTCATCGACGACGGGATGGCGCTTTACTTTCGCGACATGGACGACCTCGTCGCGAAGCTGAACCACTATCGAAAACATGATGAAGAGCGCCGCGCCGTCGCCGCCCGCGGACGCGATTTCTATCAGCGCGCCTTCTCCGGCCGGGCCGTCAGCCGGTTTATGGTTGAAACCACGCTCACCGGCGAGGCAGGCGACGCGCCCTGGGCCGATCAGATCTACCCATGA
- a CDS encoding sulfotransferase has product MKTLLHVGYPKCASTYLQKIVFPKAGAYSNIAFAPADEKGEPLRRDFDPDRFRSLVHRHRVDDLSEPERLVVSCEDWCDHLTAPFVDNFFAYNGLDRARFEFSNQRIANNLKTAFPDASVIVVLRDPIEWCRSRYKSLFRGGRVDAPFERYLHPLTETYDTAVERWRSLFGAERVLVIPYELIRADRQAFVDRITEFIRPGLRVDAPDRRVNAAPDLAREVFFERKTKRLRRALRSRRMGWLYAPARAALTVAARPALRRTWGDAPFEVPFDPARVPETMKAFAEADRKVERMTGLDLKALGYP; this is encoded by the coding sequence ATGAAGACCCTTCTCCACGTCGGATACCCCAAGTGCGCCAGCACCTACCTGCAGAAGATCGTGTTCCCGAAGGCGGGCGCGTACTCGAACATCGCCTTTGCTCCGGCAGATGAAAAAGGAGAACCCCTCAGGCGCGATTTCGATCCGGACCGTTTTCGAAGCCTCGTACACCGGCATCGCGTCGACGATCTCAGCGAACCCGAACGGCTGGTGGTTTCCTGCGAAGACTGGTGCGATCATCTGACCGCGCCGTTTGTGGACAATTTCTTCGCCTACAACGGACTCGACCGCGCCCGCTTCGAGTTTTCCAACCAGCGCATCGCGAATAACCTCAAGACCGCTTTTCCGGACGCCTCCGTGATCGTCGTGCTGCGTGATCCGATCGAGTGGTGCCGCTCGCGCTACAAGTCGCTGTTCCGCGGCGGGCGGGTGGATGCTCCGTTCGAACGATACCTTCATCCGCTGACCGAGACCTACGACACCGCCGTCGAACGCTGGCGGTCGCTGTTCGGCGCGGAGCGCGTCCTCGTGATTCCGTACGAGCTCATCCGGGCCGACCGACAGGCTTTCGTCGACCGCATCACGGAGTTCATCCGTCCGGGACTGCGGGTGGACGCCCCGGATCGACGGGTCAACGCCGCCCCCGACCTGGCCCGCGAGGTCTTTTTTGAGCGCAAAACCAAACGCCTGCGACGCGCGCTCCGCAGCCGCCGGATGGGGTGGCTCTACGCTCCGGCCCGGGCCGCGCTGACCGTCGCCGCCAGACCTGCCCTGCGCCGCACCTGGGGCGACGCGCCCTTCGAGGTTCCCTTCGATCCGGCCAGGGTGCCGGAGACGATGAAGGCCTTCGCCGAGGCCGACCGGAAAGTGGAACGGATGACGGGGCTGGATCTCAAGGCGCTCGGGTATCCCTGA
- a CDS encoding sulfotransferase family protein, translating into MRTEKPVRSAREYLRNRSRGLRCDRPPVFIVGCGHSGTSLMLRIVDMHSSIYGVPFESRVLLRSRFKIRMAEALWRKNAVAAAKRRWAEKTPAHVYCIDRIFRIWPQARVILMRRDGRDVAVSLRERWGDFDRAVHRWIEDNRAGDAWCGDPRVFELRYEDLVRDFEPRMREVMTFLGERFEEGLADFHTQTTVYGGESAGIRKQPDLPPNRALRKAQLRNPLYDGSGRWRDEMSADEKCRFKERAGDLLIDLGYAGDLNW; encoded by the coding sequence ATGAGGACGGAAAAGCCGGTGCGGAGTGCACGGGAGTACCTCCGCAATCGGAGCCGGGGGCTCCGATGTGACCGGCCGCCGGTATTTATCGTGGGCTGCGGACACAGCGGCACCTCGCTGATGCTGCGCATCGTCGACATGCACTCCTCGATTTACGGCGTTCCTTTTGAGAGCCGCGTGCTCTTGCGGTCACGATTTAAAATCCGGATGGCGGAGGCGCTCTGGCGCAAAAACGCCGTCGCCGCCGCCAAGCGCCGCTGGGCGGAAAAAACGCCCGCGCATGTCTACTGCATCGACCGAATCTTCCGAATATGGCCGCAAGCCCGGGTGATCCTCATGCGGCGCGACGGGCGCGACGTGGCGGTATCGCTGCGTGAGCGGTGGGGGGACTTCGACCGCGCGGTCCATCGCTGGATCGAAGATAATCGCGCGGGCGATGCGTGGTGCGGCGACCCGCGTGTGTTTGAGCTCCGGTACGAGGATCTCGTCCGGGACTTCGAGCCGCGGATGCGGGAGGTGATGACCTTCCTGGGAGAGCGGTTCGAAGAAGGACTGGCAGACTTTCACACCCAGACGACGGTTTACGGGGGAGAGTCCGCGGGGATCCGGAAACAACCCGACCTGCCCCCGAACCGCGCCCTCCGGAAAGCGCAGCTCAGGAACCCCCTTTACGACGGATCGGGACGCTGGCGCGACGAGATGAGTGCAGACGAGAAGTGCCGGTTCAAAGAACGGGCCGGCGATCTGCTGATCGACCTGGGGTACGCCGGGGATCTCAACTGGTGA